The following are encoded in a window of Citrobacter freundii genomic DNA:
- a CDS encoding LysR family transcriptional regulator, producing MNPNLLPDLATFVLIVDQGSFSAAAKISGATPSAISRSVSRLEQALGSKLLHRTTRKLALSETGKMVYEHAQEMLNAAQMAVDSGSSRQTIAQGKLTVSVPKAVGRFVIHPLMAEFFTRFPDVDVCLRLEDRYMDLIDDGVDLALRISQSPSPGLYGKPLMPVSHVICATPEYLRQHGMPDTPQALRDHSCISLGETPADSRWKFRRGDKIETLQTHGRYAANHTGVRLDAVKHHLGIGSLPLFTARETLASGEIVQVLPEWEFISDYSGDLWLLWTRNQHMPARMRAMIDYLSEKLPQSGR from the coding sequence ATGAATCCCAACCTGCTTCCTGACCTTGCCACCTTTGTGTTGATTGTCGACCAGGGGAGTTTCTCCGCCGCCGCCAAAATATCCGGCGCAACGCCTTCCGCTATCAGCCGCAGCGTCTCGCGGCTTGAGCAGGCATTAGGCAGCAAACTGCTGCACCGCACCACCCGTAAGCTGGCGCTAAGCGAGACCGGGAAGATGGTTTATGAACACGCGCAAGAGATGCTAAACGCCGCGCAAATGGCGGTAGACTCCGGCAGCAGCCGCCAGACCATTGCCCAGGGGAAGCTAACGGTCAGCGTGCCAAAGGCGGTCGGGCGTTTTGTTATTCACCCTTTAATGGCGGAGTTTTTCACCCGCTTCCCGGACGTGGATGTCTGTCTGAGGCTGGAAGACCGCTATATGGACTTGATTGATGATGGCGTGGATCTGGCACTGCGCATCAGTCAGTCGCCGTCGCCGGGTTTGTACGGCAAGCCGCTGATGCCGGTCAGTCACGTTATCTGCGCCACGCCGGAATATTTGCGCCAGCACGGTATGCCCGATACCCCACAAGCCCTGCGCGATCATAGCTGTATTAGCCTTGGCGAAACGCCCGCTGATTCGCGCTGGAAGTTTCGCCGTGGGGATAAAATTGAAACTCTGCAAACTCATGGGCGTTATGCTGCCAACCATACCGGCGTGCGGCTGGACGCGGTAAAGCATCATCTGGGGATTGGCAGCCTGCCGCTGTTTACCGCCCGTGAAACGCTTGCCAGCGGCGAGATTGTCCAGGTATTACCGGAGTGGGAGTTTATCAGCGATTACAGCGGCGATCTGTGGCTCTTATGGACACGCAACCAACATATGCCCGCCAGAATGCGGGCCATGATTGATTACCTTAGCGAGAAATTGCCTCAGTCTGGCCGTTGA